The following proteins are co-located in the Calditrichota bacterium genome:
- a CDS encoding dUTP diphosphatase, producing MKIAIKRLPHSEGLPLPHYGSAGAAGIDLQAAVESEVVIFSGKTVAIPTGIAVAIPEGFEGQVRPRSGLARKFQIGILNAPGTIDSDYRGEVTILLTNFGPEPFVVRRGDRIAQLVISRYERVAWEETQELPPTQRGDGGFGHTGI from the coding sequence CTGAAGATTGCGATCAAGAGGCTCCCCCATTCGGAAGGCTTGCCGCTTCCCCACTACGGAAGTGCCGGCGCAGCCGGCATAGACTTACAAGCCGCGGTTGAGAGTGAGGTTGTCATATTTAGCGGGAAGACTGTTGCGATACCGACCGGTATTGCAGTGGCGATTCCGGAAGGATTCGAGGGCCAGGTGCGACCTCGCAGCGGGCTGGCGCGCAAGTTCCAGATCGGAATATTGAACGCACCCGGCACCATTGACAGCGATTATCGCGGTGAAGTGACGATCCTCTTGACGAACTTCGGCCCCGAGCCGTTCGTCGTCCGACGGGGCGACCGGATCGCGCAACTAGTCATTTCCCGTTATGAACGGGTTGCTTGGGAAGAGACACAGGAACTTCCCCCCACTCAGCGTGGTGATGGCGGATTCGGGCATACGGGGATCTAA
- a CDS encoding insulinase family protein, whose protein sequence is MANSNIKLTVSNGYRKTTLPNGLRIVTEDMPSVRSLSIGVYYDTGSRDEPEDLSGISHFLEHMNFKGTKRRSAAAIARAIEGRGGHLNAFTSKESTCFYAHIVQDQLPVAVDVLLDMTAHSLYDSDEVNRERGVILEELKNVEDTPDDIVFEHFMAQVYRGHPLERPVLGTREALARIDHSALIAYRDRHYLNGRTVIVAAGRIDHDWLVQLVQRRIGGGADNGLPPRATPPPPNETTSRQDLKTTTQQTHIVIGCRSFRYQDERKYALLVLNTILGGGMSSRLFQRVRERHGLAYSVYSFNDTYEDTGVFGVYAGTEPKRAEKALRLIQREIDDLTARPVSKRELNFNKDQLKGSLLLSLESPTSRMQRIAKMEIYTGRMYSLDEVTLRIEGVTADDVQAVARTLFLDQPMLTTTLRPN, encoded by the coding sequence ATGGCTAACTCCAACATCAAATTAACGGTCTCCAACGGCTATCGGAAGACCACCCTCCCGAATGGCCTGCGGATCGTAACCGAGGATATGCCCTCGGTGCGAAGCCTCTCGATCGGGGTCTATTACGACACCGGCAGCCGCGACGAGCCGGAGGATCTTTCCGGGATCTCGCACTTCCTCGAACATATGAACTTCAAGGGAACGAAGCGTCGGTCGGCGGCGGCGATTGCTCGTGCCATCGAAGGTCGTGGCGGGCATTTGAACGCCTTCACCTCGAAGGAATCGACCTGTTTCTATGCACATATCGTGCAGGATCAACTGCCGGTGGCAGTCGATGTGCTGCTCGATATGACGGCGCACTCGCTCTACGATTCCGACGAAGTGAATAGGGAGCGGGGCGTAATTCTTGAAGAATTGAAAAACGTTGAAGATACCCCCGATGACATCGTCTTCGAGCATTTCATGGCGCAGGTCTATCGGGGACACCCCCTCGAACGGCCGGTCCTGGGGACACGGGAGGCGTTGGCGCGGATCGATCACAGCGCACTGATTGCTTATCGCGACCGGCATTACCTTAACGGGCGGACGGTAATCGTCGCTGCAGGACGGATCGATCACGACTGGCTGGTGCAATTGGTTCAACGGCGTATAGGCGGAGGAGCCGACAACGGCCTGCCGCCGCGGGCAACTCCACCTCCACCGAACGAAACCACCTCGCGGCAGGACCTAAAGACGACGACCCAGCAGACGCACATCGTAATCGGCTGCCGGTCGTTCCGGTATCAAGATGAACGTAAATATGCGCTCCTGGTGCTCAATACGATCCTCGGTGGCGGGATGTCGTCGCGGCTCTTCCAAAGAGTGCGCGAACGGCACGGGCTGGCTTACTCAGTCTATTCGTTCAATGACACCTACGAGGATACCGGCGTCTTCGGGGTCTATGCCGGAACCGAGCCGAAGCGGGCTGAAAAGGCGCTGCGGCTCATCCAGCGCGAGATCGACGACCTGACGGCACGGCCGGTGTCGAAGCGGGAGTTGAACTTCAACAAGGACCAGTTGAAGGGTTCGCTGCTGCTGAGCCTCGAGTCTCCCACCAGCCGGATGCAGCGGATCGCCAAAATGGAGATCTACACCGGACGGATGTATTCGCTTGATGAGGTAACTTTGCGGATCGAGGGAGTGACTGCCGATGATGTGCAAGCCGTGGCGCGGACGCTCTTCCTCGACCAACCGATGCTGACGACGACGCTCAGGCCGAATTAG
- a CDS encoding polysaccharide deacetylase family protein, with translation MGDVPALLYHKITNEWEVGVTWVTPIAFERQMKALADAGWTTVLPGEKAGERVFHLIFDDGYEGIFQNGLPVLEQLGFQATVFLPGAYIGLENSWDHQLLGRRHRHLGSAMIRRLVQAGWTIGSHGMTHRALTHLTDDEARQELIQGKAVIEEITGEACPWVSFPFGRYDSKIIDLSREAGYSGAVVPTRSNAVEPDFSLIVADAVYQPATRSQALRLVGRQGALYYGGRLGRRFVNRASAGTILWKTLFQSKLQ, from the coding sequence ATGGGCGACGTCCCGGCACTTCTCTATCATAAGATTACCAATGAGTGGGAAGTCGGGGTCACCTGGGTGACCCCGATTGCATTTGAACGGCAGATGAAAGCGCTCGCTGATGCCGGATGGACGACGGTTCTGCCCGGCGAAAAAGCCGGTGAGCGGGTGTTTCATCTGATCTTTGATGATGGATATGAGGGTATCTTTCAGAATGGGCTGCCGGTCCTGGAGCAACTGGGGTTTCAAGCGACGGTCTTTCTGCCGGGAGCTTATATCGGACTGGAGAATAGTTGGGATCATCAGTTGCTGGGGCGTCGGCACCGGCATTTGGGCAGCGCGATGATTCGCCGTCTCGTCCAGGCCGGATGGACAATCGGCTCACACGGGATGACTCACCGCGCATTGACCCACCTGACCGACGACGAAGCCCGGCAAGAGTTGATTCAGGGCAAAGCCGTTATAGAGGAGATCACCGGAGAGGCCTGTCCGTGGGTCTCCTTTCCTTTTGGACGCTACGATAGCAAGATCATAGACTTGTCCCGGGAAGCGGGATACTCTGGAGCGGTTGTTCCGACAAGGAGTAATGCCGTTGAGCCGGACTTTTCGCTCATCGTTGCCGATGCCGTCTATCAGCCGGCGACCCGTAGTCAGGCACTACGACTGGTAGGGCGGCAGGGGGCGCTCTATTATGGAGGACGGCTCGGGCGCCGGTTCGTCAACCGGGCATCAGCCGGGACTATACTCTGGAAAACGTTGTTTCAGTCGAAATTGCAGTAG
- a CDS encoding MerR family transcriptional regulator, producing the protein MRSILQRKGAFLPSSPLAKLYYSIGEVSQLTGVEPHVLRYWESEFRELSPRKNRGGKRLYRDGDIALVQKIKELLYERRYTIEGARRYLREATVKQNARPVPVHAAMAGEIREGLLELRRMIDER; encoded by the coding sequence ATGCGGTCCATCCTGCAACGCAAGGGAGCGTTCTTGCCTTCAAGCCCGCTGGCTAAACTCTACTACTCCATCGGCGAGGTGAGCCAACTCACCGGAGTTGAGCCGCACGTTTTGCGCTACTGGGAGAGCGAATTCCGCGAACTTTCACCGCGCAAGAACCGCGGCGGCAAGCGGCTCTATCGCGATGGCGACATTGCTCTGGTGCAGAAGATCAAAGAGTTGCTATATGAGCGGCGTTACACCATCGAAGGCGCCCGGCGCTATTTGCGCGAGGCGACGGTGAAACAGAACGCCAGACCTGTACCGGTTCACGCGGCGATGGCCGGGGAAATCCGGGAAGGGCTGCTTGAACTGCGCCGAATGATTGATGAGCGATAG
- a CDS encoding aminotransferase class I/II-fold pyridoxal phosphate-dependent enzyme, protein MLYLNIGDPNKFDFATPPHIVEAITRALRDNLNGYAPSSGTSEAREAVRRYAERKGLRGIQDLFITHGASEAIELCLTGLLEPGDNVLVPMPGYPLYTAILAKLQAVENPYYLKEEDNWQPDLDDIAGKVDARTKAIVVINPNNPTGANCSRELLEGLLEIARRHNLVLFADEIYDQLLFDGREHVSPAALDDKHPIITFNGLSKNYIGPGLRIGWGIVSGERSRWGDYLEGVNRMLRARLCANHPIMTAIPAALDGDQSHLADLNARLTRRRDLTVKMLNAIEGVSCVAPGGAFYAFPRIEIEDSDEEWVKGLIRKTGVVVVHGSGFGQKPGTHHFRVVFLPPEETLRRAYGQIGEYMKGRFI, encoded by the coding sequence ATGCTCTACCTCAACATCGGCGACCCCAACAAGTTCGACTTCGCCACTCCTCCTCACATCGTCGAGGCCATCACCCGGGCGCTTCGAGACAACCTGAACGGCTATGCGCCCTCGTCGGGGACGAGTGAAGCCCGGGAGGCTGTTCGCCGCTACGCCGAACGGAAGGGCCTTCGGGGAATCCAGGACCTCTTCATTACTCACGGCGCCAGTGAGGCGATTGAACTCTGTCTGACGGGCCTGCTCGAGCCGGGCGATAACGTCTTGGTGCCGATGCCGGGCTATCCGCTCTACACCGCTATTCTGGCGAAACTGCAGGCAGTTGAGAACCCCTATTACTTGAAAGAAGAGGACAACTGGCAGCCCGATTTGGACGACATCGCAGGTAAGGTCGATGCCCGGACAAAGGCCATCGTCGTCATCAATCCGAACAACCCGACCGGTGCGAACTGCTCGCGAGAGTTGCTTGAAGGCTTGCTTGAAATCGCAAGGCGCCATAACCTCGTCCTTTTCGCGGACGAAATCTACGACCAACTCCTCTTCGATGGCCGGGAGCACGTCTCTCCGGCGGCGCTCGACGACAAGCATCCCATCATCACCTTCAACGGCCTCTCGAAGAACTATATCGGCCCGGGACTGCGGATCGGCTGGGGGATTGTATCGGGCGAACGGTCGCGGTGGGGAGACTATCTTGAAGGCGTCAACCGCATGCTGCGGGCACGGCTATGCGCCAATCATCCGATAATGACTGCGATCCCTGCTGCGCTCGATGGCGATCAGAGTCACCTCGCCGATTTGAACGCCCGCCTCACCCGACGGCGGGACTTGACGGTGAAGATGTTGAATGCCATCGAAGGCGTATCCTGTGTGGCACCGGGCGGGGCGTTTTACGCCTTCCCGCGCATAGAGATCGAGGACTCGGATGAGGAGTGGGTGAAAGGACTCATTAGGAAGACCGGAGTTGTCGTCGTGCACGGCAGCGGGTTTGGACAGAAGCCGGGGACGCATCACTTTCGGGTCGTCTTCCTGCCTCCCGAGGAGACGCTCAGACGCGCTTATGGGCAGATCGGGGAGTATATGAAGGGGAGATTCATCTGA